The following DNA comes from Rosa rugosa chromosome 5, drRosRugo1.1, whole genome shotgun sequence.
CCCCCTGTGAAATTGTAAGGTTGATTTGATCTTGGTGTACAAAACTACAAACAAAGGAGTTGGTTTTGGAGACTATGATGCCCATGGCCGGCATGATCGGAGGATAACGTTGGAGACTTGCACATACCGTTGCCTGTGGTGACCAGGTTGACGTTGCTGGATGGTGTCAGAAATGGAGGTAGTGATTTGTAGAAAgtcctcaaaaataaaaaatttgatgCTGAAGTTTTAAAGATGTGCTTCACATATCAAATGTGGACGTCTGAAGCCTACCACGTTATTAACAGGCTCATACTACTTGGTAGTAAATTGGAGGAAGCCTGCCACGTTATTAACAGGCTCAGTCTGTTACATGACAACTTGTCATCAAATTATGGCTGAAATATTAATATTACAGCTTTATTTTCATAGTTTCTCCTTCAAGACCAATATATCACTTTAGATTCTTAAACAATATAGCCTTAACATTGTAGTCCTAATAGGAAATGTAGGAACAAAAACAAATTAGAAAACGGTTAACATAATTGCCTTGCTGCAAGCACATTAATTCCAAGACATCCCACAGCAAACTCAGCCGAAACAACTATTAAGAGTAGAAGGGtggaaaagaaatcatatacTACATCCACAATGGTATGTTCAGCCTTGGACTACATATACTATGTCCACAATGAGTTTTTTTGCCAAAACCAGACTGCAGCGAGTTTGGGTTGGCCCAGACTAATTGTCGCTCGACCTCAGCATCCGCAGGATTGTAAGGAACAGGTTCAGAATGTCCAGATAAAGCGTGATGGAGGCCCAGATGTACTCATCATAGGTGAACCGCTTGATGAGGTTCTCGGTATCATAGACTATGTACCCAGAGAAAATAATAGCACCCACGCCACCAATAACGGCATTAGATGTAGGACCAAGAGGGAAGAACATCTACATAAGAGCAGAAGATCACCAAGTCAGATAAATAGTTCCAAGTATTTAGAGTATGGTAAATGTTTAAGTTGAACAAACTAATAAACAGGACTAATTTATGGCAAGAAATCTGACCTGCATGAAGCTGGTTAGCAGGAGAACCATGAGGCCAGTGAACAAGACTGGTCCAAGGAAGCTGAAGTCCTTGCCCTTCTTCGAAGCCCAGAAGGTGTAAGCGGTCAAGGATGCAACCACACCAGAGGTTAGAATCAATGCTTCAAGCACTATTGCTCCTGCAAGCAACCGATGCACATAATATAATCAGATGACAAATATGTCAAGAATAAGAAATTCACCAAAACGTATAAATCAATGTGGGTGTTCTTCTTAACCCAAAAAGTTGAAATCAAAATAAAGCCTACAATTGTAACATAACCCAAAAACATTCCAAATGTAGAGTAATGAGACTCACCATCAGTATTCGCCACCGCTACACCAACAGTGACACTGAGACTCACAGTGAAAAGTCCAAGGAAGACAAAGTTCAGGGGATGCCTTTGCTGGTAAACATGCAGGGGCCACAACACTGCAAAGAATCCAAACACAGTAGTAAGATAATGCAAAAATATCAACGCCAGAAAACAATGCAAATCCATTTCACTTCAATAACATAAATCCATCCTGAAGTAGCCATTCTTAAGTTTCATATCAAACCAAGCATTTTCCTATCAAACCAAGCGTTTTCCCAGGCATATAACTATCATGCTTTTCCAGAATACTATACCTTAACCACAAAATTTTATCCTACAGAACCAAACAAGCAAAGTATCAAATCCCTTCAAAGAATTAAATTCTTTATAAAAGAAAACCAATACCATCGATCTTGCAGTATAATCTAATCAGCCTAATCAAACACTCGTAGACACCAATTGAAATCGcaaatcctaaaaacctagaCATCCAGATCTGAATTTCTTTCTTCAACCAAAACAATATTCGATCCACAAACCTCCAATCTCAAATTCAAACAATCCAGAACCAGAATCACCAATTAAACACCACAAATCGGAAATCAAATTAGGGTTTGGAGGGCACGTACAGACGAAAGGAAGGAAGGCGAAGAACATGAGAAGGCCGGGGCTGCCCTTGAGGAGATCGTTGACGGGAGTGTAGAGGACGGTGACGAAGGAGATGGCGGTGGTGAGAAGAAGCTGAGCGGATAAGATGCCGTAGACCTTGCGGATGAAACCCCAACGGAGCTGGTTCTCGCCTTTGCTGAGGCCCGGGTACAAGACCTCGCCGGACTCGATGTCGACCTCGTCGAGCTTGCCGCCGGCGCCGGTGGTGCTCACCTCCGCGTAGTGCATCGTGttcatggtttctctctctttttctctctgggGAATTTTCAGAGTGGAATTTGGGGGAGAATGAGAATTTTCTAAGAGGAGCAAATGCGGGTTTGGTTTTGTTGTGGTTGGAGGGTGTAATTGGGAATTGGTCTTTTATGGCGGTGGTGCTAGAATGACGGGTATTTCCGGGTAGGACTCTCACGTCACAGCTTTACGGCCGTTGGATCTGAATACCCACGTGTAAAGTCAACTTACTatagtttttattattattatttttttttttactgaaatcTTGTCAATGGTATAAtggatttttgttttcttcgttTTGAGGGTGAAGAATATACCACAAGCTCAAGAATAGGAACTCTGATTGGGTTTCATAAGACCTGGATCGGATAATAGGCGGCTGAATTAAGTTACGAAATAAAATCTTTTAAATCAATACGATCAGAGAGACGATAAATATTCTAATCTAATAAACAAAAACTTGACTTCTAGTGTAACTTATTTTATTCTCGATGAAAGGAAGGTTAAAtagaattatttatttttgcttaGGAAAAAATTAGAGAACCAGTCCCATTGGTCATAGAAAGAAAATTATTCTACCTTCAATCTTTACCTCACTCACCCATGAGAAAATAatgaaccccccccccccccccccccccctcctttGTTTATAAATTTGGAAATGGAAAAATGATATCGTTCTCATTACATATAATTTGGCAACATGAATTATTCTTTGAAGCTCAAAATTACCCGGTTTGCTATTTGGGTAATTGTGATTTAAGTAGTCTTGAACTCTTGATAATGAAGTGTCCATGTGAAGTTAATAAGGTCTTCTCTTGTCAAGAACTAAAGACAACATGCTCACTCCACAAGCTTCCACACGCTAGCTTAAGGTACAAAAGAAATAAGAGAATAGGTATGCATTGCCTATTATATATGCATATGTATGGTCACTATCCATGTACCATTCTTCTGGATTTTTCAAGGACTCACTAACCACCATAATAAAACTCACCAACCACtaagaaataagaaaaattgACTCAATTCCAATCCGCCTACTTGGTCCACACACAAATAGCAAAGCCAAAAAGGAATACAGTCCAAACCAATTCTATTTTCTATTCCACTATGCAATACAAGCACTCTTTCCACTAATATTTGATACCAGAACCTCCCTAGACTAGCAGCAGTGTCCACCATGTGAAATAGTTGCTGGAGTAAGACTTGTTTACACTTTCCAATTCAATCTGCTCAAGCACCAAACTTGAACCATAACAGAACAGAAAATGATATCAGGACAGTCCCATAAACGAACAACAATAGTCTCTTAGAACAACTGATTCTTACTTGTAAGACTATGGTTGCATTTTGTTTAAACGCAGCGAAGTCTAAGCAGAAGGTAAGTTATCTTCTTCATATGATCAGTTCTTTCGATCTGGTTCTCTTCTCTCCATATGAGCTAGATGTCAGAAGATCATAAAAATAAAACGTCGATTTTTTTTAGGGACGATTTCCTAGTTCCTACTATAGAGAACGAAAGTATACAGGTGCAAATCTCCATATACATGAACAAACATGCAACAACTTGCATCGCAAGCACAGAATTAATTGTTCTATAATATATCAATTTAAGATTCAAAGCCATGAACAAAAAAACTTAAGTGAAAGACCAACCAAACTAAACATAATTGTAACAACTCAGTACTCGATATTTGAACAGTGAAACTATATTCCACAATCATTGTGTTTGACAATTTGAAAGTGGTATATACATGTTCAACTGGCaaaaagattaaaatacaaaccTGTTAATTCGCATAAAACCCGAAAACCAGAGCAATGAAGATTTTGAAATGATTGGTAAGATCACAATTACATGGTGGTAAAAAGTATCATAAAACTTCGCTCAAGTTAAAATGAGATGAAGTAGAAGGAAACACAACAGATACAACTCATACAAGAAAATATGAACTCCTTTCAAAATGACTCATAACTGGGAATTATACCCAAAAAGGATAGCCATGCCAATTCCCATAAGCACAAGTAGTGTAGATAACCTATAGAGATTCTTCCACTCATTGCATCAACAGTCTCATACACATCTCATCAAAAGTAAAGTCTAACCCAACAGGTATAAATCTACACCAAATAGACCAAATTAACTTCCATTTCCAAGCGTAAATCACTACTGTTTTCAGCATCCAAGACAACAAAGCTGTGTTTAATATCCACGCTGCCACCAACCTAATCAATAAAACCCTGCAATAATAGAAAAGTGAAAGAATTTAAACTTGTCCTTATCAAGATAACAATGAAAATAAGATCAAGTctaaacaagaaacaaaaaagGAAGCTAGCAAACATCTTACTCGGTTACTTTGTATCAATTTCACAGGATTCAACCTTTACACATGACACAATGGAGACACAAACAAAACAATGCTGTAAAATG
Coding sequences within:
- the LOC133710759 gene encoding BI1-like protein, whose protein sequence is MNTMHYAEVSTTGAGGKLDEVDIESGEVLYPGLSKGENQLRWGFIRKVYGILSAQLLLTTAISFVTVLYTPVNDLLKGSPGLLMFFAFLPFVLLWPLHVYQQRHPLNFVFLGLFTVSLSVTVGVAVANTDGAIVLEALILTSGVVASLTAYTFWASKKGKDFSFLGPVLFTGLMVLLLTSFMQMFFPLGPTSNAVIGGVGAIIFSGYIVYDTENLIKRFTYDEYIWASITLYLDILNLFLTILRMLRSSDN